The following coding sequences lie in one Rutidosis leptorrhynchoides isolate AG116_Rl617_1_P2 chromosome 4, CSIRO_AGI_Rlap_v1, whole genome shotgun sequence genomic window:
- the LOC139841216 gene encoding uncharacterized protein, with protein MYADPRRHPVTFNVGERVYLKVSPWKGVIRFGKRGKLAPRYVEPFPISEILNDQTVVLDLPSELDGIHNTFNVCYLRKSKVDDETQIVPLVDLKVDLSNKLVEEPIRVVDRKITKLRKK; from the coding sequence atgtatgcagatccgCGTAGACATCCGGTAACTTTTAATGTTGGTGAGCGTGTGTATCTTAAGGTTtctccgtggaaaggggttatcagatttggtaaacgtggtaagcttGCGCCAAGATATGTTGAACCGTTTCCAATTAGTGAGATTCTGAATGACCAGACAGTTGTGTTAGATCTTCCTTCTGAGTTAGAtggtattcataataccttcaatgtgtgttatttgcgTAAGTCTAAAGTCGATGATGAGACACAGATCGTACCGCtagtagatttgaaagttgatttgagtaacaaaCTGGTTGAGGAACCGATTCGAGTAGTCGATAgaaagattactaagttaagaaagaaaTAA